The nucleotide sequence GCAACAACACGGCCATCGAGAACAGATCCTTCGATACAACAAAACGTCGGCGATTCGGTCGAGCGGAATCTTAGCGAAATCTGGAACCGCGGGAGAGGGAACGGGGGAATCCTTGCAGGAAATCCGCCGTAACCGGAAAACGCCTGACAAGTGGGTGAGACACACGCGTTCCAGAGACAATGAATTTCTTCCAAGTCCCTCGACAACAGAAGCTTCGGAGCGAATGGATCGTTCGTGGCGCCTTCGCGGGTCGACGTCCCTGCACGTCGGTGCGGTTACGGGCGGGGAAAAGCGACTCAAGCAAATCTCCGCGCACGTCCGGGTGCGACGGCGAACGCAACAGAGTAGACTTTTGCGTCATTTCTCACCTTCTGCATCATCCTTCGCGGAATACACCATGCTGAACGTTTTGAAGACCGCTGATCGGGCGACGGGCTGCCAGGAAATTTCGAGAACCCGCACGACGGCCGGATCGTTCCGGCTGATTCTGATTCTGGTCTTGTCGATCTGCCAGACCGCAGCGACGGCGGGTGAATTCAAAGTTGGCACGGGAACTCGTGTGATCACTCCCGATCCGCTGCTACCTGTCTCGGGCGGAGTCGGACCGACGAAACCGGCTCGGGAGAAGCAGGGGGACCTGAAGGCACGAGCCGTGGTCTTTCAGAATGGCGAAACAGCGGTTGCCGTAGTCAGTCTGGACCTGTTGGGGTTTCCGTCTGTTCTCGGTCATCGTGTCCGGGCGAAGGTTCCGCGGATCGACCCGAAGAACATTCTGATTGGTTCGACGCATACCCATAGTGCACCCGACTGCTACGGTTTTGCCGACGGACGTGGAGGATTCACAGGCGACTTGAAGTACATGGACCTGGTCTGCGTCAAAGCGGCGGAAGCGATTAATGAAGCGCTTGATGATTTGAAGCCTGCGCGGCTGAAAATTGCCACGGACGAAGCCCAGGGGAAGATCGCCTATAACTACTATGCTCCTGACTTATACGACCGTCGCATGAGCGTAATTCAGGCCGTGGACGAAAACGGGAAGCCGATTGTCACGCTGGTCAATTATGCCATCCACCCCGAGGTACTGGGCTCTGGCATCGGGGTGCTCAGCCCTGATCTGATCGGCCCTCTGTGCGATCGCATTGAAGAGCAGACGGGAGGGACGGGGATCTTCATGAATGGAGCTCAGGGAGGGATGATTACGGCCGACAATCGAGATCTGAGCCGTCCGAAGGATCCTCAACGTGGATACTGGCATGATGACCGAACCTGGAATGAGTGTGTCCGAATCGGGCACACGATGGCCGATGAAGCACTCCGGATCGTCGCAGAAGCTCCTGTTCAGGCCGCCCCGGACCTCACTTGCCGTGCGATCGACGTCACCTTCCCGGTTGATTCGGATCTGATGTGGGCCATCATCATCACGTCACCTCTCAAGTATCCGCACAATCCGGATCACAGCATCACCACACAGATCAACCTCATCAATATCGGAAACGCTCAAGTTTTGACGATTCCCGGCGAGGCACTTCCCAATATCGGCTTCTACCTGAAACGGAAGATGCGGGGTGAGCATAACCTGCTCTTCGGATTGACGAATGACGCTTTCGGCTACATCCTGACCAAGGTCGATTTCCACAGTTTTCCGCGCTACGATTACATCAGTCGGACTTCGCTGGGAGAAATGACGGGTGAAATTCTGATTGAGCGTTCACTGGAACTGGTCGATCAGTCACCGAAACCAGGTGGAGCAAAATAGGCTCAAGTCAACCCGGTGATTCGCGATGTTTTGCTGTTGAATCCGCGGTTACGGTCGTGAGCGACAATGGCCTCATCCGCCAGTGCTGATTGAACCGATAACGAGCGGAGATTACGATGACGGCCTGTTTTGATAGCAGGAATTCATCCCTGTTTTAATGACTTCAATGTGGGAAATTCATTAATGACCGAACCTCTGACCCGCCGTTCGTTCTTGTCGACAGCCGGGGCCACGACGTTTGCTGCAACCCTGGCGACGACGGCTTCCTTCACAGCTCAAAGCTATGCTCGCGTCAAGGGGGCCAATGACCGGATCGGGGTCGGAATCATTGGTGCAGGGGTGATCGGTACGGCTCACCTGAACGTCCTGAATGGGCTCAAAGAAAAGAACAATCTTGCCCCGATTGCAGTGGTCGACTGCTGGAAGACTCGCGCGGCCCAGGGCAAGGAACTCGTGGGTGCCGATCACGCACTCACCGAATACCGCAAGCTGCTCGACATGAAGGAAGTCGACTACGTCGTCGTCGCCACACCCGAACACTGGCATTCGACGATGACGATGGATGCCATGGACGCCGGCAAAGCGGTCTATTGCGAAAAGCCGATGACGCACACGATCCCTGAAGCTCAGGCCGTGATGAAGAAGCAGAAGGAGACGGGTCAGCCGCTGCAGATCGGAGTGCAGGCGTTGTCAGACGACAGCTACATTTCTGCACGCGACGCGATCCGCAAAGGGGTGATCGGCAAGGTGATCCAGGCCCAGATTGAATACGTCCGCCGTTACGACGCCAAGGCAGGGCCATGGCGAACCCCGGCGGAAATCGCCGCTCATCCCACCAAGCCAGCGGATCTCGACTGGCAGGCCTGGCTCGGCTCAGCTCCCAAGCGAGATTGGGATCCGCATCACTACTTCGAATGGCGCTGCTATTCAGCCTATTCCGGTGGGATCTGTACCGACCTGTTCATTCACCGTATTACCCGAATCATGCGAGCGTGTGACCTCTTGTATCCTCGCCGTGTCGTCGGGATGGGGGGAATCTGGCAGTGGCCAGATGGTCGTGACCTGCCAGACAACATCGAAATGATTTGTGAGTACCCTCGCGGAATGACCGTCTATGTGCTCGGAACCATGAGCAACCGAGTGGGGATCGATCACCTCATTCGCGGATACCGCGGCACGCTCTTCTTCACCCCGACTGGATGGGTGGCCAAGGATAAAGATGGCAAGGTCCTGGCCGAACATACCAAGACCGGGGGCGAAGATCAGTCTCTGCATCACACCAACCTGCATAACCATATCCGTAACGGCGAACCACTGAACTGCCCGATTGAACTGGGTATGGCAGGTGTCGTCGCCGTCAATATGGCCAACGAAAGCTGGCGTTCCAGCCAGATGATGGGATGGGACAAGGCGAATCAGAAGATGGTTCCCGCAAACACCCTGAAGCTGAGTCATGAACCGGAAGAAACGCTGTAAGGTGCCTTAAGAAAGTTCGCTTCATGCCCGCTCAAAATTGGCTCAGGCGGATCTTTCTCGTCGTTTACGAGCCAGATTCCTCAGAAATGGGGTTTCTGGCTCGTGCCCAAACTCAAATCAGTTCTGACGTCGAGGTGACCGTCGGGGCTCCCAGCCCCAAAGAAAGCGATCGTCTCTTCGGAGTCCCGCTGTCGGTGAAGGGGTTGCAACCGGTCTATGTTCGAGTGGTCAATCGCTCTGCGGAATCACAAAAGCTCCATTTCCGAAGCCTGGATCCGCATTATTACCCTCCCTTGGAAGCAGCCGCCCGCTGTCATTTTTCGCTCTTGAAGCGGCTCTATTCGTTCGGAATTCTTGCCTGGTTCTTCCTTCCGTTGCTGTTTCTGGCCCCCTTGAAGCTACTCTCGATTGGCTGGGCCAATCAGAAGATCGACGAGTTATTCCAGTCATTGGCCTTTCATCGCCGACCCATCGGGCCCGGAGAAACAGCCGAAGGCTTTGTGTTCACAGCGTTCGATGCCGGGACGAAGATGGTTCGCGTGCGGCTGCTTTCCATTGGCAAGTCGCTCGACGGACAGCACGTGGCGAAGGTCGAATCTGCAGTCCTTTCGGCTGATCCAGAAGAGTTGGCGAACCTCCAATTTGAAGCAGGCCGCGGTGTCGATCTCACGTTTGTGATTGCTGTCCCCAGTATCAATTCCGATTACCTGCACCGCAAACTCGATGAGCATGTTCCCCAAAATGCCGCCCATGATTGCGACGTTTCCACACTGGTCGAACGGCTCAAAAGTGTCTCGACGGCAACTTGCAATCGCCACAATCGTGGCTCGGGGGACCCCATCAATCTGGTGTTGATTGGCAGCTTTGAAACGCTGCTGAACTCGTTTGCGGGACGCTGGGACGAGACCGAAGTCATCAGTCTGGCCACATGCTGGAAGACCGCTCGCGCGTTCCTGCTGGGTTCTGAATATCGGTACTCACCCGTCAGTCCGCTCTATCTGTTTGGTCGCAGCCAGGACATTGCCCTGCAGCAGATTCGCGAATCGATCAGCCAGCGACTCCATCTGCGGCTCTGGCTGGCACCGCTCACACTGCACGGTCAACCGGTCTGGATCGGTCAGGTCAGTCGCGATATCGGGGTCCGTTTCACTACTGCGGCATGGAACCTGACAACCCACAGGATCGACGCGGATGTCGATGAATCACGAGATTACCTGCTCGAAGACATGCTGGATGCCGAACGGGTCGAAGCGGCAGGATACGTTTCCGCCGCACCACCCAGTACGCCTCAGTCGCCTCGCCATAACCTGACGGGAGATCCGTACTATACGGACGGCAAACGAGTCGTCATCCTGCTCAGTCCGGTTCGGACAGTCCCCAGGTTCGTCATCTGGGACTGACACAATACGACATCCGTCCGTGCCGGTTGACGAGTCGAAGCCTCCAACGATCACTTGAGACATCGACAATCAGGCCACGGCAGGGCGGAAAGTGAATTGACCTCCCAAAAGAGGACGCAACTTTCCCCAATGAAGAAAGCCGGTCCCAAGGACCGGCTTTAGACTTCTGAGCCCACCAGCGAACTGGTGAAACTCAATCATCTGCTTCTTGGGACGAAGTTTGTTAGCAGCAGAAGTTCGTCTCTTGAATAGACTCGCATGAATCGATGCGAACCTAACGGACATTTGCCTGTGCGTTGTCAGCAGGTTGCTTCGGGGGCTCGAATTTGTAGAGTTCCTGCGCGTTCGTCCCATTCCAGACCCGCAAGACACCATCTTCACCACCTGCAATGGCGATGGCTTCGTCTCGAGTGACAGCGACCGAATAGACGTAATCAGTCGATCCAGCGAAGTTCCGGTAGTTTCCTCCGTCGTTCGACCGGTGCATCTTAACGGTCTTATCACCGCTTCCACTGATCAGATTGTCGCTGGCACCAATGTACTGAATCGTCGTGACTTGTTTGCTGTAATTCTGGATCGTGCGATGTTGCTCGCCAGTTTCCACGTTCCAGACCTTGATTGCGTTGTCAGCACCTGCACTGGCAATCCGACTGCTATCGGCCTTCCAGCTCACACCGAGAACATGGTGGGTATGCCCTTCAAACGAGCGAACCAACTTGCCCGTCGCGACATCGAATTGCTTGACGAATTTGTCAGCAGCACCGGAAACGAGGTACTTCCCGTCACTCGAAAAATCGAGAGCACAGACCGTATCACTGTGAGCCTCGGGGAACTGTCGTGCAATCGTTCGGGTCTCGACGTTCCAGAGGATCAGTTCCCCGCTTCTTGAAGGATCCCCGCCCCCGGTTGCGAGCAGTTTCCCATCGGGACTGAATGCCACCGACAAAACTCGATCAATCATCTGTGACCGTTCGAGTCCGAGTGAGTTATCTGCAGGGCCCAGCGTGGCCAGCAGCTTCCAGTCAGGGTTTGCATCCCATGCCAGAACTTGCTTGTCATCTCCAGCCGCCACAAGCAATGTCCCGGGCCCTGATGCGACCAGACCGACACCTGCGGCATGTCCCGTAATCTCTTCCAAAGGTTTACCCGTGGCACCGCTCCAAAGGCGGATGACACCATCTTCGCCTGCGATTGCGATCAAGCGTCCGCCATCGACATAGGCCACAGACTTCATCTGTTTGGCTTCGAGGGCAGGGAGGTCGGCCTTGGCCTGATTGAAGACGGTTTCGACTTCCTTGGCAGCAACCGTCTCTGCATCGAAGACAGCCTTAACTTGCTTCTGCTGCTCATGAGCAGACTGTTGCCCTTTTTCGGACTGCGCCACTGTCTTAACCGCAGCGTCAAATGCGTCTTGAGCCTTCTTGACAGCCTCAGTCTCCTTCGCCGCGGCGGCCTCGGCATCGGCGACCTTCTTCTTCAGAGCTTCATCTTCCGGTTTGCCGGCAATCTCTGTTTTCGCAGCTTCGACTGCTGCTATAGCGGTGGTTTCTTTTGCTTTGGCTTCTCCGAGAGCCTTTTCCATCGCATCCTTCTGCTCGATGGCCTTCTTCGTGGCTTCTTCACGTTCTTTGAAGTTCTTTTCAGCCGCCTTAAAGCTTGCGTCCGCGAGTTGGACACGCGACTTGGCGACCGTATCAGCGTCAGTCAGCTTCAGAATGTATCGCTGGGCCGCGATATTGCCCTTCATTTCAGCGACTGGGCTGCCATCAATTTTCCAAATACGTGCGACGTTGTTCGCTCCCGCAGTGACAACAAACTGGCCGTCGTTTCTTACGGACATCGAAACAATCGGTGCACCGTGGTTCGGAGCACTGACCTGGGCCCCGGTTGTTGCGTCCCACACTCGCCACGTTGCATCCGCACTGGCCGAAACAACCTGTGTGCCTGCGGGAAGAACGACGGCAAGCGACGTCACTGGGCCGCCATGGCCTTTCAGTTCAACAACAGGAACGACTGGTTCGGCAGGCTTGTCACCCTCTGCAGGCTTTGCCGTTGCGAATGGAACTGCCCACCCGCGAATGAAATGATCACCCGCGTGTCCCGAATAGACCTTCGCGCCATCGGGGCTGATGGCGAGCGAAGTCACCTCGTGCGGGGTATTCAGCAGACCTGCCTGCTGTCCATCCGCAACGCTCCACAAGCGAACGCTCTTGTCAGATGAACCACTGAAGAGCTTCGTTGAGTCTGGGGAAAACTGAGTCGCCGTAACTGGTCCAGTATGACCCGCCAGAACTCGACGTGTGTTCGGATCTTTCAGGCTCTGCAGGATCAGAGATTTGTCGGCTCGCCCCAGAGCCAACCAATTTCCATCGGGTGAGACCGACATCGAGACGACGGCCTGGTCCTGAGGGAATGCGCCTCGCTGCTGATTCGGGAGCCGCTGCCAGAGCTTTACTTCCCGGTATCCGGCGGAAGCCAGCAGATTCTCCTGAGGATTAAATGCGAGTGCGTGTACAAAGTCACGATGAGCGGCCCCATGCGGGTAGAACTGCTTATCTCCCTGCTTGATTGTCAGCAATTGTGGATCCTGCAAGCGGGTGACATATTCGCCCGTAGCGAGATCGTAGAGATCGATCTGATTGGCTCGACCGCATGCCGCCCAGCGCCCCCAAGTCGACAATGCGACGCTGTAGATCGAGTTCATATTGGCAGGAACAGACTGCCAGGGAACTGTCACGTTCCCAGCGCTATCTCCAGCACTCGCTCCTTCTTCAATCCACTTCTTCAGAATTCCCAGCTCTTGCGGGGTTAAAGACGAGGCCGAAACTTTGTTCGGAAGGGGAGGCATTGCAGGTTCGGCTGCACGGGCAGCAACCTGGTAGATCAGGCTCTTCGCAACATCTTTTGGAACAACGGCGGGTCCTCGTTTTCCCCCCTTCAGAATGGAAGGGACATCTTCCAGGACCAGTTTGCTTTCAGGAATAGCCACATTGTGACAGGCGACGCACTTCTCATCCAAAATCGGCTGGACATCTTTTTCGAAGTCGACAGGACGTCCGAGATTGGCTTCTTCAGCGACAATCTGACCTGGTTTGGCCGCTTCTTCAGCATGACTCGGCAATGAGTATCCCAGCACGAGACAGACAGAAAGTGACGCGGCAGTGAGTAGAGAGCGCATAAAAACGCCTTGTGCAGATAAAGTTCGATTCATGAAGTCAGTACTACGATTCGTGGATGCAACGCAGGAGAACCTGTTCTATTCACACTGCTGCAGAGCTTCTCGTAGCCTTACGTTGGACCGATCCCCTGTGAGATCGATGATTCGGAGGGACGAGTCAGGCGCTATCTCATCTCTTGTTCAATGACCGCTGGGGGGGTACCCAAGCCAGACTACTTGACAATCTTCAGGGTAATTGGCTGATCCACAGCCGCTTCCCCATCAAACTGCGACGTCGCCCGAACAACCATATTGGCTAATGCAGCCTCAGCAGCATCCGCTGCAGCTTCGATCACCAGAGTCCCGGCAGACTGATCCGCGGGAATTGTCACTGGTTCTGCCTTCACGCCCCCCACGTTTGGAGGGAGCGGCAGAGTCAGGGTGACAGGACCAGCGAATCCGTTTTGACGTTTGATCTCACATTTAACTTCATTTCTAGCCCCCACTTTGACATTTCCGCCGTCGGCAGGTGCCGCAGACAGAGTGTACGGGGCCGGTTTGACAGTAATCACGATTGGCGTCGTCGTCGGATGGAAGTTCAGATTCGCCGCTTTGGCGTACGCATCTGCCGCTTTGAATTTCTGATCCGCTGCTGCTTTCGCCGCCGTAATTGATTTACTCTTTTCATCCAGTGCCTTCAGCTCGGCTTCTGCTTTGGCTCTGGCCTCTTCTGCACTTTTTGCTGCGGCTTCCGCTTCGATTCGCTGCTTTTCAGCCGCAGTCTTTGCCTCCAGGGCAGCCTTTGTCAATAGCCGAACTTCTGCCAGCTTTTTCTCAGCTTCCGCTTTTACACTGGCGTCATCGCCAGCATTTTTCAGTGTTTCTGCCGCGGCTTTTTCGTTGGCCTCTGCGTCCTGAACCGCCTTGAGCGACTGGTCTCGGGCATCGGTCAGCTTCTTGAGATTCGCAGCATCATCCGTGGCTTTCTGGACCGCGGTATCTCGAGCAGCAGTGGCCGCTTTAATCGCCTCTGCGACTTCGTTGGCAGCTTGCTCCAATGCGGTGAGCTCTTCTTTTGCCCGATCCGCTTTTTGCGGGTTCCTCCGGTATGATACTGCGGCCTGCCCCGTCAAGTGGGTCACGTATGTCCCAACAGGCGTATTGGGTGGAACGAAGAGACGGAACACCTCCTCAGACTTCTCTTTCGGGATGGGCTTATTTTCAATCTGGACATTCGGCGGCTGCCCCTGAACGGTCACGTTCACAGGTTGGTCGAAGCCATTACGACGGGTGACCACCACAGGAAGAAGAATCTGCCGACTGTGATTTGCATCGATTCGATGAACATTCGTTGTCAGCTGGAAAGGAGCAAGCTCTTCCATCACCGACAGTTCGATTGACTGGGCCAGGCGAGCGTCCCCGGGGATATTCGGCTGAGGCGCTCCCCAGACGACGGTACCATATCGGACCGGATGACTGATTTCCCGAGCTGCGGCGACTTTCGCAGCTTCGGCTTTCGCCAACGCTGCATTTGTTAACGCGACCTTCGCCTCTGCGGCGGCTTGAGCGTCAGCCAATGGCTTAACTGCCGCGGATGCCGTTGCCACGACGCCTTCTGCGTCTGCGACCTTCTTCTTCAGCCCTTCGTCGTCAGGCTGCTGGGCCAGTTCAGCTTTGGCGGCCGTGAGCGCCTGATTGGCTTTTGCCAAGTCTTCTGCTGGCTTAGCTAATGCCTTGCCCGCCGCACCAAGTTCATCCACGGCCAGCTTGGCAGCGTTCTGAGCAACGGTGAATGCTTCGACCGCAGCCGAGTCTTCGAGTGTCGCCTTTGCGACCAGACGAATGGTACCCGCCCATGCGGGTGTGTCTTCTGCCGATTTGAAGACCAGAATTCCACTGGCAGGTGCGACTCCGATACTGATGTCGGGACATGTCACGCCAGGAGGCAAGCCCTCCGCGGACACAGTAATCGGACCAGCAAAACCATCGCGACGAAGTGCAATCACGTGTATCGGGAAGTTGTCTCCGCGTCGCAGATTGATCCCCGAGGGAGCAGCCTGACGAGGACCTGGAGGAATCAACGTCGTTGCAACTGCCGCAACACGGAAATCAGGAGCGTCCTTGCGAACGATCAACCGATAGACGCCCATGTCTTGCTTGGAATTCCCGTATCTCTCTCGCAATGTAATGCGGTACTGTCCGTCGGCAGGTGCCAGGAACTTCACCACGTTGTCATCATTCAGCGTGTCGAAAAGATTGGCAAGGGGATTGTTCGGATCGTCGTCCAGAGCGCTGATGCGCGTGAGCGACTCTTCGCCTTTTTCGTTAACCTTGACCTGATCGATGACCAGCACAGGATCAACTGCCGCACCGGCCCGGTGAGCAATCACTTCGATCCAGAATGCGTCTTTGGCTTTCGCATCAAACTGGTAACAGTCGACGTCGCCTCGCTTCTGATACTGACCCGAGATTTCACCGGGGACGACAATCTTCTGAGCGATCGATCCGTTATCATTCGGCTCGACTTCTATCGTGGGAACCGTGTTGCTGAACTGAATCATGACCACATTCGATGGCCCCGTCGCAGAGGAGATCGAATAAGGGAAAGCATCAATTCCTGCGGAAAAGGGTTCCAGAATGGTCTTGGGATCAAGAACGTCGGGA is from Schlesneria sp. DSM 10557 and encodes:
- a CDS encoding LssY C-terminal domain-containing protein; its protein translation is MPAQNWLRRIFLVVYEPDSSEMGFLARAQTQISSDVEVTVGAPSPKESDRLFGVPLSVKGLQPVYVRVVNRSAESQKLHFRSLDPHYYPPLEAAARCHFSLLKRLYSFGILAWFFLPLLFLAPLKLLSIGWANQKIDELFQSLAFHRRPIGPGETAEGFVFTAFDAGTKMVRVRLLSIGKSLDGQHVAKVESAVLSADPEELANLQFEAGRGVDLTFVIAVPSINSDYLHRKLDEHVPQNAAHDCDVSTLVERLKSVSTATCNRHNRGSGDPINLVLIGSFETLLNSFAGRWDETEVISLATCWKTARAFLLGSEYRYSPVSPLYLFGRSQDIALQQIRESISQRLHLRLWLAPLTLHGQPVWIGQVSRDIGVRFTTAAWNLTTHRIDADVDESRDYLLEDMLDAERVEAAGYVSAAPPSTPQSPRHNLTGDPYYTDGKRVVILLSPVRTVPRFVIWD
- a CDS encoding c-type cytochrome domain-containing protein, translated to MRSLLTAASLSVCLVLGYSLPSHAEEAAKPGQIVAEEANLGRPVDFEKDVQPILDEKCVACHNVAIPESKLVLEDVPSILKGGKRGPAVVPKDVAKSLIYQVAARAAEPAMPPLPNKVSASSLTPQELGILKKWIEEGASAGDSAGNVTVPWQSVPANMNSIYSVALSTWGRWAACGRANQIDLYDLATGEYVTRLQDPQLLTIKQGDKQFYPHGAAHRDFVHALAFNPQENLLASAGYREVKLWQRLPNQQRGAFPQDQAVVSMSVSPDGNWLALGRADKSLILQSLKDPNTRRVLAGHTGPVTATQFSPDSTKLFSGSSDKSVRLWSVADGQQAGLLNTPHEVTSLAISPDGAKVYSGHAGDHFIRGWAVPFATAKPAEGDKPAEPVVPVVELKGHGGPVTSLAVVLPAGTQVVSASADATWRVWDATTGAQVSAPNHGAPIVSMSVRNDGQFVVTAGANNVARIWKIDGSPVAEMKGNIAAQRYILKLTDADTVAKSRVQLADASFKAAEKNFKEREEATKKAIEQKDAMEKALGEAKAKETTAIAAVEAAKTEIAGKPEDEALKKKVADAEAAAAKETEAVKKAQDAFDAAVKTVAQSEKGQQSAHEQQKQVKAVFDAETVAAKEVETVFNQAKADLPALEAKQMKSVAYVDGGRLIAIAGEDGVIRLWSGATGKPLEEITGHAAGVGLVASGPGTLLVAAGDDKQVLAWDANPDWKLLATLGPADNSLGLERSQMIDRVLSVAFSPDGKLLATGGGDPSRSGELILWNVETRTIARQFPEAHSDTVCALDFSSDGKYLVSGAADKFVKQFDVATGKLVRSFEGHTHHVLGVSWKADSSRIASAGADNAIKVWNVETGEQHRTIQNYSKQVTTIQYIGASDNLISGSGDKTVKMHRSNDGGNYRNFAGSTDYVYSVAVTRDEAIAIAGGEDGVLRVWNGTNAQELYKFEPPKQPADNAQANVR
- a CDS encoding Gfo/Idh/MocA family protein: MTEPLTRRSFLSTAGATTFAATLATTASFTAQSYARVKGANDRIGVGIIGAGVIGTAHLNVLNGLKEKNNLAPIAVVDCWKTRAAQGKELVGADHALTEYRKLLDMKEVDYVVVATPEHWHSTMTMDAMDAGKAVYCEKPMTHTIPEAQAVMKKQKETGQPLQIGVQALSDDSYISARDAIRKGVIGKVIQAQIEYVRRYDAKAGPWRTPAEIAAHPTKPADLDWQAWLGSAPKRDWDPHHYFEWRCYSAYSGGICTDLFIHRITRIMRACDLLYPRRVVGMGGIWQWPDGRDLPDNIEMICEYPRGMTVYVLGTMSNRVGIDHLIRGYRGTLFFTPTGWVAKDKDGKVLAEHTKTGGEDQSLHHTNLHNHIRNGEPLNCPIELGMAGVVAVNMANESWRSSQMMGWDKANQKMVPANTLKLSHEPEETL